CCTGGGGGGACGCATAGAAGACACGAGCCTGGGCGATCTCGTGCCGGAGTTCGGCGCGGTCGCCTCCCGGATTCCGGTTGGAGACGTTTCGCAGGTCTTCGAATCCCCGTTCGGATACCACATTGTGCGCGTGAACGACCGGCGGGGGGAAATCGTCGATTTCAATCACATCCTGATCCGCATCGACGACAGCGAAATCGATCCCTCGGAAACCATCGCGTTTCTTACGGCCGTGCGCGATTCGGCGCTTCAACTCGACGTGCCCTTCGAGCGCCTCGCCAAACTGCATTCGCAGGAAGAATCGTCGGCGCAGCTGGGAGGGCGCGTGGTGGACCCGCGCAGCGGGGAACGCGACCTCGTCCGGGAAAACCTCGGGCCGCTCTGGCTGGCGACGCTGGACACGCTGGAAATCGGAGAAATCAGCCGGCCCACGCCCGTACAACTGGAAAATCCCCGGCAGGCCTACCATATTGTACAACTTGTTCTCTCTCAGGAGGAACATATCGTCAGCCTGGAAACGGACTACGATCGCATCGAACAGTTTGCGCTGCAGGAAAAACGCGCGCTATGGATGCAGGACTACATCGAAACCCTGCGTGAGGAGATCTATGTAGACCTGCGCGGCAAAGCGAGATCGGTCGGGATGGTCGAGCTTTAGCGCTGCCGCCGGAAGGGCGATTTTCCGTATTATTTACCCGATCCTGACCTTTTTTTATGCTGCACGTTCAGCAGGATATGCAAGTTCCTGAAGTACTCGAAGCGCTTCATGCGTCCTACGATCGCCTCCGTGCGGAGATCGCAAAGGTCATCGTGGGGCAGGACGAGATTATCCGCCACCTGTTCGTGGGCTTTCTGTCCCAGGGGCATGTCCTGCTGATTGGCGTTCCGGGCCTGGCGAAGACACTGCTTATACGGACGATTTCCCAGGCCACGAACCTGAAATTCAGCCGCATCCAGTTTACGCCCGACCTGATGCCGGGCGACATCACGGGCACGGAAATCATCGAAGAAGATGTCTCGACGGGCCGGCGGTCGTTCAAGTTCGTGCGGGGGCCCATCTTCGCCAATGTCGTGCTGGCGGACGAGATCAATCGAACGCCTCCGAAAACCCAGGCGGCCCTGCTGGAAGCCATGCAGGAGCACCATGTGACCGCCGCCGGGGAAACGTACATACTCGACGAACCTTTCTTCGTGCTCGCCACGCAGAACCCGATCGAGCAGGAAGGCACCTACCCCCTGCCGGAGGCCCAACTCGACCGGTTCATGCTTAATCTGTGGCTCGACTACCCGGCTTTCGACGAAGAGGTCGCCGTGGTCCGCAGTACGACCAGTGCGCGCGTCGCCGACGTAAAGCCGGTGATGCATGCGCAGGAAATCCAGGATTTTCAGCATTTCATCCGGCAGATCCCCGTAGCCGACAACGTAATCGAATATGCGGTCCGCCTCACAGGGCGTACACGACCCGGAAGAGAAGGCGCCCCCGACTTCGTCACGAAATACCTGAGTTACGGAGCAGGTCCGCGGGCGTCGCAGTATCTTATCCTTGGGGCCAAAGCACTGGCCGCCCTCGACGGACGCCTGTCCCCGCTCATAGACGACGTGCGCCGCATCGCGGTGCCGGTGCTGCGGCACCGGATCGTCCCGAATTTCAATGCGGAAGCGGACGAAATCACGCCCGTGGACATTATAGAGCGGCTGCTCGACAGCGCAGGCGATTCCGGACACAGAGAAAAAGGGAAACCACCCGACAGCTCATGAAAGATCCCCGTTCGCACGTTCGTCGATCCACGCACGCACTGGCCCTGCTTGTGCTTTGGTGCGGCATGGGATCGACCGGTGCGCTGGGGGCTTACGAGCCGGAAATCCGCCACGTTTCGGGACTCGTCCATGCCGGCGATACGGACGATGTACGCAAGGCCGGGGCGCCTCCCGCAACCTGCCGGGGGCCAATAATACAACCCGGACCCGGGCGTACGCACGAGGTGTTGCGGCGCGGCGGCGCAGAACACATCCGCCCCGGACCTGCGCGGGCGAACGATACGGGCGAGGAACTCTACGGAAAAGCCTGCGCAACCTGCCACGGCGCGGACGGCAGGGGCGCTCCCGCCGCCTTGCTGGGGTTCGATATTCCGCTTCCCGATTTCACCGACTGCAACTTCGCCACCCGCGAACCCGACGCCGACTGGCTTGCGGTAGCCCATCAGGGAGGACCCGTGCGCGGGTTCGCCCGGGAAATGCCGGCCTTCGGCGATGCGCTGACGCAGGACGAACTGCAAAAGATACTGGATCACATTCGCACCCTGTGCCCGGACGACGAATGGCCCAGAGGCGAATTGAATACGCCGCGCCCCCTGGTGACCGAAAAAGCGTTTCCGGAAGACGAAGCGGTACTGACGACCACGGTCGATATCGTAACCGGCAGGAGCGCTATTCTCCATGAACTGCTCTATGAAAAACGATTCGGGGCGCGTAATCAGTTCGAGGTGGTCGTACCGTTCGGCTTCGAGGAGCACAGGCAAGGCGGTCAGCTCGGGGATGTAGCGCTCGGTTTGAAACGCGTTATGCTCCAGAGTTTGTCGCATGGCAGCATACTTAGCCTCGGAGGCGAAGTGATTCTACCCACGGGACGCAAAAACACGGGCATAGGAAAAGGCCTGACACGCATCGAACCCTTTGTTTCGTACGGACAGATTCTGCCTGCGGATGTTTTTCTGCAATTTCAGGGCGGGTTCGACATCCCCCTGGACTGGAATGCAGCGGCGGACGAAGCGTTTTTTCGCGGCGTGGCGGGCAAAAGCTTCACGCAGGGAGACTGGGGGCGCACCTGGTCGCCCATGCTGGAAGTACTCGGAACCCGTTCTCTGGGAGTGGAGGGCGTTTTGCATTGGGATATCGTGCCCCAGGCGCAAATCAGCCTGAACCGGCGGCAGCACGTGATGCTCAACATCGGACTCCGTATTCCCGCGGATCAGTACGCCCGCGATGCGCAATTTATAGTCTATCTGTTGTGGGAATGGTTCGACGGAGGTTTCTTCGAGGGCTGGTAACCTGTACCTGACCGGAAAATGTACCCATGAGCGGAAAGCTGTTTCTGGTAGTTCTTATTGCTTCGGCAGGATTGACCCTCGTCCATCCGCTGTTCTTCTCCGTGCCTCCGAAAGCGCCGGACACGGCTTCTTCCGAAACGGATCCGCACCTGTTCGCGACCGGCGCCGCGTGCATAAGTTGTCATAGCAATCTGATCACCCCTTCCGGCGAAGACATCTCGATCGGCACGGACTGGCGCGCTTCCATGATGGCCAATTCGGCCCGCGATCCGTACTGGCAGGCCGCGGTCAGGCGGGAAACGATGGATCATCCGGAGGCGCAGGCCCTCATCGAGGACGAATGCGCCGCTTGCCATATGCCCATGTCCCGATTCGAGGCAAAGGCTGCGGACCGGAAAGGGCAGGTCTTTTCCCACTTGCCGGTTGGCGAAAATACACACCGCACCGACGATTTGGCCGCCGATGGCGTTTCCTGCACCGTATGCCACCAGATTACCGCCGAGAACCTGGGCACCGGAGAAAGCTTCACGGCCGGGTTCGTGATCGACACGGAGACGCCGATGGAACAACGCGCCATTTTCGGGCCCTATGAGGTGGACACGGGCCGCCGGACCGTGATGCATTCCGCGTCGGGATTCCGGCAAGTGGAATCGCGCCATATTCAGAAGTCCGAACTATGCGCGACATGCCATACCCTGTTCACGGAAGCGATCGGGCCTACGGGAGAGATTGCAGGGGAACTGCCCGAGCAAGTCCCCTATCTGGAATGGCTGCACAGCGCCTACCCGGAAGAAAAAAGTTGCCAGTCCTGCCACATGCCCGTCGTGGAGGATACCACGGCCATCTCTTCGGTATTAGGCGAGGGGCGCACCGGGGTCTCCCGGCATGTGTTTCAGGGGGGCAACTTCTTTATGCTCCGCATGCTCAACCGGTACCGGGCCGAACTGGGCGTAGAAGCGCTCCCGAACGAACTGGAGGCCACGGCGCGGCAAACCGAGCATCATTTACAGACAAACACCGCGCGCATCTCGATAGAAAACGCGGAACGGGTAGACGATGCGCTGCATGTCGAGGTGCGCCTTGAAAATCTGGCCGGGCATAAACTTCCGACGGGCTATCCCTCGCGCAGGAGCTGGATCCGTTTTACGGTGCACGACCGGAACGGGACCCCCGTTTTCGAATCCGGCGGCATCCGGTCTACGGGTGAAATCCCCGGAAACGACAACGACACGGATCCGGCTCGCTACGAGCCCCATTATCAGGAAATCACGCAAAGCGATCAGGTGCAGATCTACGAATCCGTGATGGTCGATACACAGGATCAGGTGACGACGGGGCTTTTGCAGGCAGTGCGGTACATCAAGGACAACCGGCTGCTGCCGCGGGGATTCGACAAGGCGACCGCATCCGAGGATATAGCGGTGCATGGACGGGCAAGGGAGGACGCCGATTTTACCGGCGGAAGCGACACCGTACGCTACATCATCCATTTGGGCGGACAGCAGGGACCCTTTACCGTGCAGGCCTCGCTCTGGTATCAGCCGATCGGCTACCGTTGGGCCCATAACCTGAAGGACTACGACGCTCCCGAAACCAATCGATTCGTCGAATTCTACGATTCCATGTCGGAGATATCCGGCATATCGCTCGCCACGGCGGAAATCGTCGTATTCGGGCCCTGAAACGTCTATATCCAGCCGGGGTCCGGCCTAAGGCTGAATCTCCACATAGCGTTCCAGGCGCGCAACCTCGTCGTCATCGACATACTTGCCTATCTCCCGGCGAAACTGTTCGATCCGGCTGTACGGCCGGTATTCCTTGAATTCATGAAGCATCCGGTTGCCCAGGTTCGGGATCGTAAGGATGTCTTCGTCGCTGGCCGTATTCAGATCGATCGGCACGAAAACGAACTGCTCCAGCCGCGCAACCTCCTCGTCGTCCACATACTTGCCTATTTCCCGGCGGAATTCTGCGATGTGGGCGTACGGTTTGTATTCGTCGAACTCATGGGCCATCCGGTTACCGACCCCGGGAACCAGAAGAATTTCTTCTTCGGATGTGTCATTCAGATTCAGCGGCAGGAAAAGCCGGGCGTACAATTCGTCTTGCCGGGCTTCATCCAGGGATTCGCCGACCAGCGCGTTGACCTCGAGCATATCCGTAAACGGACGCCCTGCAAGGATCGAATCCGCCTTCGCTGCATCCATATGGGGCAGCGCTGCGAGCTCGGATTCGGTGGCCGTGTTCGGATTGAGCACGCCCATATTCTGCCCCACCTGGGCCTCGGAAACAGTGGCGGGAATCAGAGTGAGCGCCGCAAGCAGTACGAACAGTCGGGTCGGGATGCGTTGTATCATTGTTTTTCCTCGTGTGATGGGTTTGCCGCGTTTATCTCCACGGATGCATCGGATCTGTTCCGGGAGGCGGAGAATATCGGATGCCGCCAGGTGTAAAGGAGCCCGATGAGTCCGAGATACACCATGGTTCCGGGCGCCAGGGCCGGCATCGCCCCGGTGAGGGATTCCCGAATCAGCTCCCATCCCGCAGCCGCGGGATTCATTTCCAGCTCGAATTCCACATTGCTTTGGTAATGCAGATAAACGCCCAGAACGCCTGCGGCGACAAACAGAAGCATGCATACCTGAAAAATGCGCAGGACGCATGCATCGTTGCGAAAAAGCCGGACGAAGAGAATCGCCAGGCTCAGTACCATCATTCCCAGCGGCACGAGTTGCCACGGGTCTTCATAGTGACTCAGCAGGATCAACTCGCTGCCGGCGCCCAGAACCCCGAAAAGAAATAATACCAATAGCAGTGCGCGCATCCCTACCCTCCATCCGGTACGATAGGCTCCTCTACGGTATGGGCGGCGTCTCCGGACATGCTTTCTTCTTCCACGGCAGCCACCCCCGCATCTTCTTCCTCCTCCTGGCCCGGATACCGGATGCGTATGTGGTAAATACCCAACAGCATGGACAAAAAGGTCCGCTTTATTTGCGCCAGATCGCGGAACGTCAGATCCGAATCGTCGAGCTGCCCGTCGGCAAGGCGATCCGCAACGATATCATCGATGAGCGTTTCAAGACGCCGGTGCGTAGGATCGGCAAGACTGCGGCTTGCCGCCTCTACGGAATCGGCAAGCATCAGGATTCCCGTCTCTTTCGTGGCGGGACGCGGGCCGTCGTACCGGAACTCGGATTCGAGGACCTCCGGATCGCCCTTCCTGCGCTGACTGAGCGCCTGCCGGTAGAAAAATTCGATCCGGGAGGTGCCGTGATGCATGGCGATGAAATCCAGCACGCGCTGCGGCACATTGTATTCTCTGGCCTTTTCCAGGCCCTCCTTCACGTGCGACGCGATAATCAGGGCGCTCATTCGCGGCTTCAGATCGTCGTGCGGATTGGGGCCCGACCGCTGGTTTTCCACGAAGTAATTCGGCTTGGCGATCTTGCCTATATCGTGGTAAAGCGCCCCGACACGCATCAACAGGGTGTTCGCTCCGATCGCATCCGCAGCGGCTTCGGAAAGATTGGCCACCTGGAGGGTATGGTTGAACGTACCGGACGCCTCCAGCGACAATTGCTTGAGAAGCGGATTATTCATATCGGAAAGTTCGACCAGCGTCAGGTCGGTGGTAATGCCGAATGCGCGCTCGGCAATCCACAGCAACGGATAGGCGAGCAGCAGCAGAAATGCGCTGATGCTTGCGGGCAGCATGTCGGCGAAAAACACACGGAAGGGTTCCCCGAAAAAGGTGGCCGATGCCGCAAGCACCAGCAGGTATCCGAGGAAAACCATGCCGGCGCTGATGAAGAATTGCCGCCGGTTGCGGATGTCCCGCACGCTGAACACGCCGAGGGCGGACGCCAGGAAGGTCGCAAAGGTAAATTCGAAATTATAATACAATAACTGGCCGCCCAGCAGAGCCAGAGTCAATGCGGCGAAAATGCCGACGCGGGAATCGAAAATCACCGTGATCAGCACCGGAGCAATGGCTACCGGCACGAGATACATGCGCAAAGACTCCGTGTGAAGCGGAATGGCGAAGAGCCCGACCACAATGGCGAACAGAATGGCCAGGAGTAACATACTCCGTCTACTCGCGAAAATGGGCCGCCGCAGCAGATACAGATACAGAAAGAAGAGAAAGTATGCCGCAAGAATGACGAGAAACTGTCCGAGAAGCACTCTCCAGAGAATATTTTCGCCGCCCCGCTCCTGCCATGCGCGTTCGAACGAAGTAAGATGCGCATAAATATCCTCCGTAACCCGTACCCCGTCCTCGATGATCGTTTCGCCCTCGGCCACCCGACCCCGCACCGGAGAAATGCGTTGTTCGAGGCGCTGGAACTCGCGTATGGTTTCCGCGCGAAGGTAGCTGAGGGAAGGCGTAAAAATCGCCCGAAAGAAGGCGCCTCCCAGTGCGGCGGAAAGGCTGTCTTCACTCTGCTGGAATTGTCGTTCGGCGAAGGCGTACGCTTCGTCCAGACCGTAGGTGTTGTCCTTGTTCCGAATCGTTTCGGTCCGGTCCACGTCGTCCCGAACCACGATCTGATCGGACAGGACACTATCCTGCGGTACATCCAGCACGCCTACGACAAGGAGTTGCGAGGCGACGCTCCAGGCCTCGTTCAGCAGGCGTTCGTCCGGTCGGGATGCATTGGATGGAGGTTCCTCACCCGACAGTTCGGGCATACGCAGCGCATAGGCCTCGGCCAGCAACCGCCATTGCCCAGAGGTGATCGTAAGACGAGCCGCCCGGCGCAGGTCGAGATATCGGAGCGAATCGGCCTCCCCTTCCTCCGTTTCGCCGAGCAGGCGGTGTACACGATACGCGGCCCAGGCATCAAAAACCTCGTCAAGCTGCTGGATCAGCGTGTCCCGATTCGCCTCCATGACCCCTTGCGCATCGTCCGAGACCTGGAAATAAGGCGGCGTATTTTCCCGAATCGCCGTCCGCTCCGCTTCCAGTTGCGCCTCCGACTTGTAGATGGAGAAATCGAAAGGGGCCACCAGCGACTCCCCATGCCATTCGTCCCCGATCTCCACCGTGTACTGGTACACATTGCTTCTCGGAAAAGCGGCCACCGTCAGTAATACGAGCGCGAAGAAAATACCCCCGGTGTACATCCAGTGGATTTGCCCGGACTTGTCCCGGGAGGCAAGCCCCTTTTCGAGATTGTTCCCGACAGGCTGCGGTTTCTTCTTCCGGAGGCCGATGGCTCTCAACACTCTCATAGGGGGACTCGTCCGGGAACGAAACGCGGGATGGGATCGCAGGAGGAGGGCCTCCCGATCAAAGCCGTATGGGGCCGCGCAATGCGCTGCCTCTCCGGCTCGGGCATGCAACAGTCCCTATCTATGCCGCAGGGCAAACAGGGATCCCAAAACCAGATGAAGGCCCGCCCCGATAGCCGTATACCAGGGCCAGGCTATGGCGCGGAGCCCCTCCCGAGCCACCACCTCGTCGCCGGGCATAAACCGGATAATCCACCCCTCCTGAGGATGATGCCAGACAGAGAAGATCACCCAGATCATGACGATCACCGTAGTCACAAACGAAAACACGGCATCCGTCTGGTTCGTGGCCTTGTTGAAAAGGCCCAGCAGAAAAACCCCAAGGAGCCCCCCATACGTGAACGAGGCTATGGCGAGCCCCAGTTCGACCACGGGGTTATCGCGATCCTCGAAAAGCGTGGCGAAGAAAATGAATACAATGCCCCAGAATACGGTAAACAGGCGGGATACAAGGAGGGATCGCGCGGCCGGAAGCCCCTTGCCCCGGATACGCGCAAACCACGGGATGCGCTCGAAAAGATCGAACACGGAGGATGAGGCCAGCGAATTGAGCGACGACGATAACGTACTCATTGCCGCCGCCACAATACCGGCCAGCAGCAAGCCGGATACGCCCGGTGGCAACCCCTCGATGATGAACTTCGGAAAGATTTCGTCGCCCCGGGCAAGACCCAGATCGGCTATGGAAACCCCTCCGTAGTAGCTCCAGAGCAGCAATCCCACCCCCAGAAAGAGCGCAAACTGGAAGATGGCCACCACGGCGGAACCGATGAGCGCCTTTTTGCTGTCCTGCTCGTCCCGACAGGTGAGCAGGCGCTGCACAATGAGTTGATCCGTACCGTGCGAAGCCATGGAAAACACCGCCCCGCCCACCACGGCGGTTACAAAGGCATACGGAGACGTGATCCATGTCGAGAGGGACTCGTTTGTCGCCAGATACAGCACCTGCGTCTTGCCGGCTTCCGCTGCCTGCGCCCACCAGTCGCCGGGTACCTGCCCCAACAATACAAACACCGCCACCACGGCCCCGCCAAGGTACACGGCCATCTGGACGACATCCATCCACACCACGGCCTTGATGCCCCCTATCAGCGTGTAGACAATGGTGAACAGGGCGATAACGGAAATGATAAATGCGTAGGATATATCCAGCCCCGCCGAGTCCGCAATCACCTTCAGGGGAATGGCCGTAGCGAAGAGGCGTACCCCGTCGGCGAGCAGGCGGGTGACAAGAAACGTCACCGAAGCCGTGCTCCGCATGGCGTCCCCGTACCGGTCGCCGAGCAAGGCATAGGCAGTAACCAGTTCTCCCTGAAAATACCTGGGAAGAAAAAACATCGATACGACGATTCTGCCCAGCAGGTAGCCGAAGGTCAGTTGCAGAAAAGTCAGGCTGCCGCCGTACGCCACCGCCGGAATCCCGATCACCGTCAGCGTGCTCGTTTCGGTGGCCACCACGGAAAAGCACACTGCCCACCAGGGCATATCCCTGTTGCCGAGAAAATAATCCGCGGTGCTTTTCTGCCGCCCCCCGGCTTTGATGCCGAATGCGGCCACGCCGGCCAGGTACAGGACGATAACGACGTAATCGAGGGTGGTCAGCATGGCAATGAGCGGATTATTCCTCGAGGAGGGCGAGCAGTTGATCCTCGTCGAGTATCACAATCCCCAGTTCGGCGGCCCGCTCGCGCTTCGAACCGGGATTCTCGCCGGCCACCACATAGTCCGTATTCCGACTCACACTGCTGCTGACACGGCCTCCCGCCTGCTTGATACGCGCCGTCGCTTCCGCCCTCTCAAGCGTCGGCAACGTACCCGTGAGTACAAAGGTCCTGCCGGCCGCCTGGCCGGATTCGTCTTCTTCCGGAGGCGCTTCCTCGGGCAATCGCTCCGTATTCACGCCGGACTCGCGCAACCGTCGTATCAGATCCCGATTGGCCTCGACCGCAAACCAGCTCTCCACACTCTTTGCAATGACCTCTCCAATGCCCTCTATTTGCTCTATTTCTTCTGCGCCGGCCCTCGACAAGGCATCGAGCGAAGCATAGTGGGCGACAAGCAGTTCCGCCGTAGTGCGCCCCACATGACGAATACCCAGTCCGAACAGAAGACGACTGAGGGGGCGTTTTTTGGAGGTTTCGATCCCTTCGAGAAGATTATCCGCCCGTTTTTCGGCAAACAGGTCAAGCGCAATCAACTGTTCCGCAGCAAGACCATAAATATCCGCAAGGGCACCGACAAGCCCCTCTTCTACAAGCGTCACCGCCAACTTGGAGCCCAGCCCCTCTATATCCATGGCCCCCCGGCTCGCAAAATGCTCTACGAGACGGATGAATTGCGCCGGGCAGTCAATGGACACGCAGTAGCTATCCACCTCGTCCGGCAGCTTGCGAAGTTCGCTCGCGCATACCGGGCAGTGGACAGGCATTTGCCAGGTACGCTCCCCGCCGGACCGCACTTCCTCAATGGGCTTGACCACCTGGGGGATCACGTCTCCGGCCCGCTTGATCACCACCCGATCTCCTATGCGGATATC
This Bacteroidetes bacterium SB0662_bin_6 DNA region includes the following protein-coding sequences:
- a CDS encoding tetraspanin family protein, whose protein sequence is MVLFLFGVLGAGSELILLSHYEDPWQLVPLGMMVLSLAILFVRLFRNDACVLRIFQVCMLLFVAAGVLGVYLHYQSNVEFELEMNPAAAGWELIRESLTGAMPALAPGTMVYLGLIGLLYTWRHPIFSASRNRSDASVEINAANPSHEEKQ
- a CDS encoding MoxR family ATPase translates to MLHVQQDMQVPEVLEALHASYDRLRAEIAKVIVGQDEIIRHLFVGFLSQGHVLLIGVPGLAKTLLIRTISQATNLKFSRIQFTPDLMPGDITGTEIIEEDVSTGRRSFKFVRGPIFANVVLADEINRTPPKTQAALLEAMQEHHVTAAGETYILDEPFFVLATQNPIEQEGTYPLPEAQLDRFMLNLWLDYPAFDEEVAVVRSTTSARVADVKPVMHAQEIQDFQHFIRQIPVADNVIEYAVRLTGRTRPGREGAPDFVTKYLSYGAGPRASQYLILGAKALAALDGRLSPLIDDVRRIAVPVLRHRIVPNFNAEADEITPVDIIERLLDSAGDSGHREKGKPPDSS
- a CDS encoding sodium/solute symporter (Members of the Solute:Sodium Symporter (SSS), TC 2.A.21 as described in tcdb.org, catalyze solute:Na+ symport. Known solutes for members of the family include sugars, amino acids, nucleosides, inositols, vitamins, urea or anions, depending on the system.), with protein sequence MLTTLDYVVIVLYLAGVAAFGIKAGGRQKSTADYFLGNRDMPWWAVCFSVVATETSTLTVIGIPAVAYGGSLTFLQLTFGYLLGRIVVSMFFLPRYFQGELVTAYALLGDRYGDAMRSTASVTFLVTRLLADGVRLFATAIPLKVIADSAGLDISYAFIISVIALFTIVYTLIGGIKAVVWMDVVQMAVYLGGAVVAVFVLLGQVPGDWWAQAAEAGKTQVLYLATNESLSTWITSPYAFVTAVVGGAVFSMASHGTDQLIVQRLLTCRDEQDSKKALIGSAVVAIFQFALFLGVGLLLWSYYGGVSIADLGLARGDEIFPKFIIEGLPPGVSGLLLAGIVAAAMSTLSSSLNSLASSSVFDLFERIPWFARIRGKGLPAARSLLVSRLFTVFWGIVFIFFATLFEDRDNPVVELGLAIASFTYGGLLGVFLLGLFNKATNQTDAVFSFVTTVIVMIWVIFSVWHHPQEGWIIRFMPGDEVVAREGLRAIAWPWYTAIGAGLHLVLGSLFALRHR
- a CDS encoding HDIG domain-containing protein, with amino-acid sequence MRVLRAIGLRKKKPQPVGNNLEKGLASRDKSGQIHWMYTGGIFFALVLLTVAAFPRSNVYQYTVEIGDEWHGESLVAPFDFSIYKSEAQLEAERTAIRENTPPYFQVSDDAQGVMEANRDTLIQQLDEVFDAWAAYRVHRLLGETEEGEADSLRYLDLRRAARLTITSGQWRLLAEAYALRMPELSGEEPPSNASRPDERLLNEAWSVASQLLVVGVLDVPQDSVLSDQIVVRDDVDRTETIRNKDNTYGLDEAYAFAERQFQQSEDSLSAALGGAFFRAIFTPSLSYLRAETIREFQRLEQRISPVRGRVAEGETIIEDGVRVTEDIYAHLTSFERAWQERGGENILWRVLLGQFLVILAAYFLFFLYLYLLRRPIFASRRSMLLLAILFAIVVGLFAIPLHTESLRMYLVPVAIAPVLITVIFDSRVGIFAALTLALLGGQLLYYNFEFTFATFLASALGVFSVRDIRNRRQFFISAGMVFLGYLLVLAASATFFGEPFRVFFADMLPASISAFLLLLAYPLLWIAERAFGITTDLTLVELSDMNNPLLKQLSLEASGTFNHTLQVANLSEAAADAIGANTLLMRVGALYHDIGKIAKPNYFVENQRSGPNPHDDLKPRMSALIIASHVKEGLEKAREYNVPQRVLDFIAMHHGTSRIEFFYRQALSQRRKGDPEVLESEFRYDGPRPATKETGILMLADSVEAASRSLADPTHRRLETLIDDIVADRLADGQLDDSDLTFRDLAQIKRTFLSMLLGIYHIRIRYPGQEEEEDAGVAAVEEESMSGDAAHTVEEPIVPDGG
- a CDS encoding c-type cytochrome, with the protein product MKDPRSHVRRSTHALALLVLWCGMGSTGALGAYEPEIRHVSGLVHAGDTDDVRKAGAPPATCRGPIIQPGPGRTHEVLRRGGAEHIRPGPARANDTGEELYGKACATCHGADGRGAPAALLGFDIPLPDFTDCNFATREPDADWLAVAHQGGPVRGFAREMPAFGDALTQDELQKILDHIRTLCPDDEWPRGELNTPRPLVTEKAFPEDEAVLTTTVDIVTGRSAILHELLYEKRFGARNQFEVVVPFGFEEHRQGGQLGDVALGLKRVMLQSLSHGSILSLGGEVILPTGRKNTGIGKGLTRIEPFVSYGQILPADVFLQFQGGFDIPLDWNAAADEAFFRGVAGKSFTQGDWGRTWSPMLEVLGTRSLGVEGVLHWDIVPQAQISLNRRQHVMLNIGLRIPADQYARDAQFIVYLLWEWFDGGFFEGW